From one Balaenoptera acutorostrata chromosome 6, mBalAcu1.1, whole genome shotgun sequence genomic stretch:
- the LOC102999538 gene encoding LOW QUALITY PROTEIN: olfactory receptor 13C8-like (The sequence of the model RefSeq protein was modified relative to this genomic sequence to represent the inferred CDS: deleted 1 base in 1 codon; substituted 1 base at 1 genomic stop codon): MGKTNDSTLTELVLVGLSAHSKLQTVFFVLVLWMYLMILLGNGVLISVIIYDSHLHTPLYVFLCNLSFLDIXYTSSSVPLILDRFLTVRKRVSFSGCMVQMFLSFAVGATVCLLLGMMALDCYVAICYPLRYLVIISKGAYVPMAAGSWVAGIVDSVVQTSLAKQLPFCANSVINHFACEILAILKLTCADISVNMISMGGSNLIVLVIPLLVISISYFFIVAAILRIPSTEGKVKASSTCSAHLTVVIIFYGTYFFMYAKPKSKSSAGTDNQDIIEAFISLFYGVMTPMLNLLSYTLRNKDIKAAVKSMLGRKNFSDGIRI; encoded by the exons ATGGGAAAGACCAATGATTCCACGTTGACAGAACTTGTCCTGGTTGGGCTTTCTGCCCACTCAAAGCTCCAGACAGTTTTCTTTGTGCTAGTTCTGTGGATGTACCTGATGATCCTGCTAGGAAATGGAGTCCTTATCTCTGTAATCATCTATGATTCTCATTTGCACACCCCCTTGTATGTCTTCCTCTGTAATCTTTCCTTTCTGGACATTTGATACACAAGCTCCTCTGTCCCATTAATTCTTGACAGATTTCTGACAGTAAGGAAAAGGGTTTCCTTCTCTGGATGCATGGTACAAATGTTTCTCTCTTTTGCCGTGGGGGCTACAGTGTGTCTGCTTCTAGGCATGATGGCACTTGACTGCTATGTGGCCATCTGCTACCCACTGAGATACCTTGTCATCATAAGCAAAGGTGCTTATGTGCCCATGGCGGCTGGATCCTGGGTCGCTGGGATTGTTGACTCAGTGGTGCAGACATCTCTTGCAAAGCAATTACCATTCTGTGCTAACAGTGTCATTAATCATTTTGCCTGTGAAATTCTGGCTATCCTAAAATTGACCTGTGCTGATATTTCAGTTAATATGATCAGCATGGGAGGCTCAAATCTGATTGTTCTAGTTATTCCATTGCTAGTAATTTCCATCtcttacttttttattgttgCCGCTATTCTAAGGATCCCTTCCACGGAAGGAAAA GTTAAGGCCTCTTCCACCTGTTCAGCCCACCTCACAGTGGTGATTATATTCTATGGAACCTACTTCTTCATGTATGCAAAGCCCAAGTCTAAAAGCTCTGCTGGTACAGATAATCAAGACATCATTGAGGCCTTCATCTCCCTCTTCTATGGAGTGATGACCCCCATGCTCAATCTTCTCAGCTACACTCTGAGGAATAAGGATATAAAGGCTGCTGTGAAGAGCATGCTGGGTAGGAAAAACTTCTCTGATGGAATAAGGATATAA